From the Manis javanica isolate MJ-LG chromosome 13, MJ_LKY, whole genome shotgun sequence genome, one window contains:
- the PGPEP1 gene encoding pyroglutamyl-peptidase 1 isoform X2, which translates to MEQPRKAVVVTGFGPFGEHTVNASWIAVQELEKLGLGDSVDLHVYEIPVEYKTVQRLIPALWEKHSPQLVVHVGVSGMATTVTLEKCGHNKGYKGLDNCRFCPGSQCCVEDGPESIDSIIDMDAVCKRVTTLGLDVSVTISQDAGRPTHPSVHGLSVSAFVGSQTKMSLCEKRPTEVPASPSHRSTEQTHRTGQREADAASRRWSWLPTAGPGAPTLFAGLGPEASGFRAHALCLLESRGALLWPWAPRCPGSWLQCPRSRGCPHLEVGKQHRHPACPGGTWHGPVAPPTSQVSILS; encoded by the exons GAGCTGGAGAAGCTGGGGCTCGGTGACAGTGTGGACCTGCATGTGTATGAGATTCCAGTCGAATATAAGACGGTCCAGAGGCTCATTCCTGCCCTGTGGGAGAAGCACAGCCCACAG CTGGTGGTGCATGTGGGGGTGTCGGGCATGGCGACCACGGTCACACTGGAAAAGTGCGGGCATAACAAGGGCTACAAGGGCCTGGATAACTGCCGCTTCTGCCCCGGCTCCCAGTGCTGTGTGGAGGACGGGCCTGAAAGCATTGACTCCATCATCGACATGGACGCTGTATGTAAGAGGGTCACTACGCTGGGTCTGGATGTGTCAGTGACCATCTCACAAGATGCTGGCAG GCCAACTCATCCATCTGTCCATGGTCTGTCTGTGTCTGCATTTGTTGGGTCTCAGACTAAAATGTCCTTGTGTGAGAAG AGACCCACCGAAGTGCCTGCCTCTCCATCACACAGGAGCACGGAGCAGACGCACAGGACgggacagagagaggcagacGCGGCCTCTAGGAGGTGGTCCTGGCTccccactgcagggccaggggccccCACGCTTTTCGCGGGGCTGGGGCCTGAGGCGAGTGGCTTCCGCGCCCACGCACTCTGTCTCCTGGAATCCCGGGGAGCGCTGCTCTGGCCCTGGGCCCCTCGCTGCCCAGGCTCTTGGCTGCAGTGTCCCCGGAGCCGTGGGTGCCCCCATCTGGAGGTTGGGAAGCAGCATCGGCATCCCGCCTGCCCCGGGGGTACCTGGCATGGTCCCGTGGCTCCCCCAACATCTCAGGTGTCTATTTTGTCCTAA
- the PGPEP1 gene encoding pyroglutamyl-peptidase 1 isoform X7 translates to MATTVTLEKCGHNKGYKGLDNCRFCPGSQCCVEDGPESIDSIIDMDAVCKRVTTLGLDVSVTISQDAGRPTHPSVHGLSVSAFVGSQTKMSLCEKRPTEVPASPSHRSTEQTHRTGQREADAASRRWSWLPTAGPGAPTLFAGLGPEASGFRAHALCLLESRGALLWPWAPRCPGSWLQCPRSRGCPHLEVGKQHRHPACPGGTWHGPVAPPTSQVSILS, encoded by the exons ATGGCGACCACGGTCACACTGGAAAAGTGCGGGCATAACAAGGGCTACAAGGGCCTGGATAACTGCCGCTTCTGCCCCGGCTCCCAGTGCTGTGTGGAGGACGGGCCTGAAAGCATTGACTCCATCATCGACATGGACGCTGTATGTAAGAGGGTCACTACGCTGGGTCTGGATGTGTCAGTGACCATCTCACAAGATGCTGGCAG GCCAACTCATCCATCTGTCCATGGTCTGTCTGTGTCTGCATTTGTTGGGTCTCAGACTAAAATGTCCTTGTGTGAGAAG AGACCCACCGAAGTGCCTGCCTCTCCATCACACAGGAGCACGGAGCAGACGCACAGGACgggacagagagaggcagacGCGGCCTCTAGGAGGTGGTCCTGGCTccccactgcagggccaggggccccCACGCTTTTCGCGGGGCTGGGGCCTGAGGCGAGTGGCTTCCGCGCCCACGCACTCTGTCTCCTGGAATCCCGGGGAGCGCTGCTCTGGCCCTGGGCCCCTCGCTGCCCAGGCTCTTGGCTGCAGTGTCCCCGGAGCCGTGGGTGCCCCCATCTGGAGGTTGGGAAGCAGCATCGGCATCCCGCCTGCCCCGGGGGTACCTGGCATGGTCCCGTGGCTCCCCCAACATCTCAGGTGTCTATTTTGTCCTAA
- the PGPEP1 gene encoding pyroglutamyl-peptidase 1 isoform X4, producing the protein MELEKLGLGDSVDLHVYEIPVEYKTVQRLIPALWEKHSPQLVVHVGVSGMATTVTLEKCGHNKGYKGLDNCRFCPGSQCCVEDGPESIDSIIDMDAVCKRVTTLGLDVSVTISQDAGRPTHPSVHGLSVSAFVGSQTKMSLCEKRPTEVPASPSHRSTEQTHRTGQREADAASRRWSWLPTAGPGAPTLFAGLGPEASGFRAHALCLLESRGALLWPWAPRCPGSWLQCPRSRGCPHLEVGKQHRHPACPGGTWHGPVAPPTSQVSILS; encoded by the exons GAGCTGGAGAAGCTGGGGCTCGGTGACAGTGTGGACCTGCATGTGTATGAGATTCCAGTCGAATATAAGACGGTCCAGAGGCTCATTCCTGCCCTGTGGGAGAAGCACAGCCCACAG CTGGTGGTGCATGTGGGGGTGTCGGGCATGGCGACCACGGTCACACTGGAAAAGTGCGGGCATAACAAGGGCTACAAGGGCCTGGATAACTGCCGCTTCTGCCCCGGCTCCCAGTGCTGTGTGGAGGACGGGCCTGAAAGCATTGACTCCATCATCGACATGGACGCTGTATGTAAGAGGGTCACTACGCTGGGTCTGGATGTGTCAGTGACCATCTCACAAGATGCTGGCAG GCCAACTCATCCATCTGTCCATGGTCTGTCTGTGTCTGCATTTGTTGGGTCTCAGACTAAAATGTCCTTGTGTGAGAAG AGACCCACCGAAGTGCCTGCCTCTCCATCACACAGGAGCACGGAGCAGACGCACAGGACgggacagagagaggcagacGCGGCCTCTAGGAGGTGGTCCTGGCTccccactgcagggccaggggccccCACGCTTTTCGCGGGGCTGGGGCCTGAGGCGAGTGGCTTCCGCGCCCACGCACTCTGTCTCCTGGAATCCCGGGGAGCGCTGCTCTGGCCCTGGGCCCCTCGCTGCCCAGGCTCTTGGCTGCAGTGTCCCCGGAGCCGTGGGTGCCCCCATCTGGAGGTTGGGAAGCAGCATCGGCATCCCGCCTGCCCCGGGGGTACCTGGCATGGTCCCGTGGCTCCCCCAACATCTCAGGTGTCTATTTTGTCCTAA